The genome window TCGGTCTTCCCGACGTCGACGGAATGGATCTGATCGGCAGGATCCGCGCCGAGTCGAAAGTTGCGATCATCGTGCTGTCGAGCCGCGGAGACGAGAAGGGCAAGGTCGAAGCTCTGGACCGGGGCGCCGACGACTACGTCACGAAGCCGTTCGGGATGTCCGAGCTCGTCGCGCGTATCACCACGGCGCTTCGACACCGGGTACAGCAGCAGGGCGCGGAGCCGCTGTTCGAGAGCGGCGATCTCAAGGTGGATCTCGTCCACCGGGTGGTCACGATCCGCGGTGAACAGGTTCACCTCTCGCCAAAGGAATACGACATCCTGCGGCTGCTCGTGTTGCATGCCGGCAAGGTGCTCACCCACAAGATGATCATCCAGGAAGTCTGGGGCACTCCCACCGACGTGCAGTACCTTCGGATCTACGTGCGCCAGCTCCGGCAGAAGCTCGAGCAGGAGCCGGAGCGACCGACGCATATCCTGACCGAGACCGGCGTGGGATACCGGCTGCGGATCGCGGACCAGTTTGCCGCCCCGCCCAGTCCGGGCTGAGCGGGACGGGAGCCCGGGGGCTGTTGCAAGCCATGCGCGATCCGCCAGTCGCACGCCCGGAAGCGACCCTGCAGCGGCGCCGCGGATGCACGCGCTGGCACGGCGCCGGCCGCAACCAGCCAGCCGCACGAACCTCGGTCCGGGGTTTCTGCGCAACCTGCTAAACTCCCCGGTGATGGACATGGACGACCTCGACATCGCGGCGCTGCGCCGTCTCGGCGGCGTCAAGTGGGCCGACTGCGACGACGGCGCGATTGCGGCGTGGGTGGCCGACATGGACTTCCCGGTCGCCGAGCCGATCGCGCGCGCGCTCTCGCAGATGCTCGAACGCTCCGACCTCGGCTACCCCGTCGCTCCGCGACCCGGCGCCCTGCCTTCGATCTTCGCCGCGCGCATGCGCGAGCGTTTCGGCTGGGACTTCGACCCCGAGCGCGTCGAAGTCGTGACCGACGTCGTGCAGGCCCTGCACCTGGCCGTCGATACGTTCAGCGAGGCGGGGGACTCGATCATCACTCCGCTGCCGATCTACCCGCCGTTCCTCGAAGCAGTCGAAGGGCAGGGAAGGGTGGCCGTGTGGCAGCGCTACGTTGCGAGCGGCGACGGTTACCGGATCGACGTTCCACGGCTTCGCTCCGAGCTGCAGCCCGCGACGC of Candidatus Binatia bacterium contains these proteins:
- a CDS encoding winged helix-turn-helix domain-containing protein — its product is GLPDVDGMDLIGRIRAESKVAIIVLSSRGDEKGKVEALDRGADDYVTKPFGMSELVARITTALRHRVQQQGAEPLFESGDLKVDLVHRVVTIRGEQVHLSPKEYDILRLLVLHAGKVLTHKMIIQEVWGTPTDVQYLRIYVRQLRQKLEQEPERPTHILTETGVGYRLRIADQFAAPPSPG